TTAAACAACTATCTACCATCACAACCCCTGAACAAGAACTTTATTGATTAAATACAAGGCCCACCCTGACTTTAACACAAATTTCAGTGCTCAGATCAACTCTAATTCTTCCCTTGTCCTCTATAGAACAATATTAAGTTTGATGAGTTGCTGTGCAGCAACGTGGAGTACACTGTAAAGACATCGctcacctgctgcagcagaaaggcATAGGATGCAATTTAGAAGAGAAATGTAGGAGACAGATAAttgaagaagaaaacatcacagagacACTGGAGGAGAGCTTAACCCTCGCTCTCAACCAGAGGTACATTTTTCTTGTGTGCAAATGAAATGGTGTATTGGTAGAGATGAGTCATGATACATAATGTCTGTTTGTTATGCTACAGGTCAGAGGCCAAGAAACTAATTGAGAGGGCGATGGAGAGCATCGAGGTTGAGACAGTTTAGTTCACCAGGCAACAGATGAATCTGAAGACCGTGAAGCCAAACTGTACACTTTCATGGAGAGGAAGCTCCAGGGAGTGATACCTTTAGGAGATGATGAAGACTCCAAGAAGAGAAGTATAATTTGCGTCAGGAATCGTGCACAACATAGCATCTTGATCAAGGCTTAAACAGACCTGGTCTCCATCTTGACCCCAAGCACATATTATAATTtcaagttttttaaaatcaaaatctgaCATGTTAATTACTTGGTGAAATTTCATTGGTCATTTCAAAACAGCGATGTGAGAACAGAGTCAAGAAGCTGGAGATGTACGAGCAGGGCCACAGCACGCTGCTGAGTTCACCAGAGAAAGAGACCTGGGTCAGATAGcctgcatgtttgtttgtttttcagaacGAACAGAAGAATTTTGCTCACTTCAACTACATCAACGAGCTGCAACGTGAGCAAGAACTGCATGGGCAAGATGAAGGCACGTTCATGTCCTGTCAACATGCTTGCAGACAGTTTAAccgagtgtgtgttttgtttatattcatgGGTTTCTCCTACAGAGTGAAACGTTGTTCCTGgtggaagagaaaaaagggCATGATGAGCGGAGTAAGAGCGAGCGTCAGGATCGAGAGGTGAGTCACTGTCTGACTTACACACATTATGCATTGCTGTAAATATAACTGCGTCCTGGTTTATTTTCTGACGCAGTGTTTGTTAATGTCTGTAGCTGACTAGGATTATAATTACATGTAATTATTGTATAATTTTAGGTAGCTCACAAGAAATAGACTCGGATCCAAGCTGTTTCCTAGCAACATGTTTTCAGGTACAAACCTTATACCTCCATGATCTCATCTCTCTTGGAACTAATAAacacctttgtttgtttgataaaaaacagttttgatatTATCCCATACGCGTTGACGTTCACCAAacaatgaaaattctgtcatctACTCATTCTCATGATGATGGAAAGcgaggtgaagtttcatagtccacaaaacatttctggagcttctgtTACAGACTGTGTGGCTGTTGTGAAACAGGGCTCAGCAGGTCTCCTTCACACGCAAGTCAAAGTCCGTCTGATCAGACGGAGAATGGTGCTGTCACATCCTTCAGCTTTTCACTGCAGTCAAACAGCCTCCTGCATACTTCTGATGATGGCGATAAACAAGACATGACAGCATCACACCCTGGTTCTTTATTCTATGTCAGTGGTGCCCAGACTTTTccccttggagggccaaaactaaaaTTTAATGGTGGACCgcaggccaaaagcaaacaccaaTCTTATTAAGATGCCAAGTGGTACTTTATGGAtgccctgagaggcaagtgagaaaaGCCAATCCTGGcaatccattttctaagtctgatctaaaatgttttctctaCTGTGTTCATAGATTAAGAAATACGTGAAAAAAAGCTTTGCCAGAGTTCCCTGagttgactgacttcctgcacagTGTCACTCTGCCTGCCATGCTCATAACAATAACACAAAAGAAATTCAATGAACAgcattttacctcacaaaaagtAAAGCAGCATAAACAGCGATTCacattataaatgtattttttgaattttatttagGAAATCAGACCTCATGGTGGGCcaactttgggcagccctgctctATGCAGTatgcagtgatttatttatcCAAAAactacatgcagtttttatattaaagtcattttaatcGGATGAGTCAGcagttctcaaactttttcataTCAGGGACCCGAAATCTGACAAAAATTAGACCACAGATCTCCATCTGATAAGATTTTCTCCCAGGATCCCTCgtcttttagatgttttattacagaaagtGAATGTGTGTTACTTATGGATGgaattaaagtgaaaataatgttATTCCCCTCAAGGACCacactttgagaaccactggtaTGAGTCATACTGAGACCGCCTGTGTCACATCTGAgagcaaaaatattaaaactgcattaattgtttggggttttttttttggccatgtGGGGGTTGAAAACATAATATCTAGAATATTAGCAGCTTATAAAGTTGTTATGGAtaatgtgttagcaaacagttaaCACTTCCAGCAGATACgaagcaacattagcattcatttgaaattgtgtttcttgGCACCAGAATGTCCTGtattcactctcctctcctAGCCTCCACCAACACTTGAGTGAAATGTGTGGCTCTTTAGCTGATAAATGCTCCCCGatattcaccagctagttgttgttgttgctggacATGTACTGTTTGATGCCTACTGCAGCTGGAAACAAGGTCAATGAAAAaccaaaagaaagagtgaaaatgttttggtgGAGCTGAGAGTttggtgataattctctgtgagTTTGTCACAAAAGATCTCTTTCACATCACTCATTACAACTATTGTATCACCCTTTTTTTGACATAAAGAGAactgattagtgcagctttaaacaggCAATAGACaagtaaatgttgatttcaCATTGTAATGGATATAGAACAATAACACCATCATCGCTTAGATTGGTTCCCTCCAATTTTCCCTCCTTCAATAGCCACAGTTTGTTCCTAGAGACTGTTAAAACAGAACGCATGATGTGAGCTCACATGCCTGGGTTGATCCCAGCACTTATCCCTCACCATTCCCTACATTATTCCTCTCCAGAAGGCAATACTTTAGTCTGGGGTTGACAAGCCGACCCCCCCCACCCTACCCTGGGCCCTCCAGCTGGAACACCCAGGGATTTTCTCACCCCGCCAAGGTCTGGCAAGCGGGGTAGACTAGGGTGGCGAGGATCACTCGGTGGCATCCTATTGTGTGCCTGTCACCCAAAGTCCACAGTATAACATTACCCTGCTCGCATCATCGCAGCACTAAAATAACAACAGGGCTTTATCTCACTTAAGTCCTCTGTTTCAGTAgccaaacattttaatgcacccacacaatacacacaggcgcgcacacacacacacacacacacacaaccaatgCCACACACATGTTTGGACTGATCTCTTGGGGATACAGAGGACCACCAACTGCACGTCCGTCCGCTATTGTCAAGTACACACATTCACTACCTAACATGGAATTAAAAGACCAGCTGGTGTAGCAGTGTTATGATGATGCCACTTACCGGAATATAACCTCTTTTGCATCGTCTCTATACCGTTTTCTCCCCCTCAGCATCTTGATAAATGCTTCAGAATAATCAGAATAAGAGGCTGGCTATTGTCTTTCAAAACTTTTATTAGACGAACATGCACAGACCTAACAAATGGATATTTTCGATGAGAAGTAAAGGTGGTTTTGAGTGTATAAAATGATCAGGAAGAATAATTTAATTAGTCAGGAACATGATGTGGAAAAAGCTGAAAGGGAGCAAGACAGCTCACTATGTGGATGCTGTTGATTTGTCCGTTTTTGGGGCCTGGAACAGAACATTTTGCCTTGATCCTCTTGTGCTCTTGAGTGAGTACCAAAATAAAGATGCGTAAATACACCACAGTCCATGTCTCCTTCCAGTGCAGTGGGGCAGCTTCAAGTCACATACGGGCAAAAAGACAGACTCTATTTGATGTTGACGGAAAAAAGGTTTACTCCTGGTCCTTTTCCTCTCCGTGGGTgatgatgtgaaccaggttcTTGTAGTCCAGATTCCCCGCCACATCTGGGGGGAAGGCAGCGAACATCTGCTCCATCTAACCAACAAAAAGCAGATATTATCAATTTTATCACAAAACACAGCTCAGTGTGCATGAAGAAGTGTGGCGATGATTCACTGAAGGGTTTTGTTTTcgtggtgtgaaaatgtttttgatgtggATGTAGACAATTGTCATGATGACGTTCATCCTGCTGTGCTTTTTAGACTCATCGTCACACACAGAGCAATCTGACATAATAATGGTAATTGTTGTAAAAGGACGACAATGTACCTCTTCAGGGGAGAATCGGTCTGCTTGTGTCGTTAGCATCTGTGTCACGCTGAacaggaaaaagagaagaaaaaaaacaaaacactgaaatgatgAGACCTGTGTTCACACCAGGAAGTCTTAATGGTGTTATTATTGTGGAGTCGAACAGGGCTGAACGACTGCTTTGAGACTCAGATGCAGCCATAAATTGGGTGAAAGCTTACATAACAGCCTttgcaatacatttttatattttaaactgaTGTGGTGTGAGGAGTGGAGAGTCACTTACTAGTCCTTCCTCAGCACACCTTTCCCCTCAGGGTCGAAGACTTTAAACGCGTTGAGGATGGTCTCCTCTGGATCAGCACCTGGATACATTAAAACAGTCAGTACAGTTCCCCTGTAACAATCTGTAACactgtaaaattggtggagttaccctttaaatattCTCTGGCTTGTGTGTCTTTACCTTTCAGCTTCTCACCGAACATGGTGAGGAAGACAGTAAAATTGACTGGGCCAGGAGCCTCTTTGAGCATATCATCGATCTCCTCCTGTTTCACGTTGAGACGTCCTGTGGTGCCAAACGTTGAACATGATCGTACAGCACAAGTAGATTCAGATTCAGACCTTGAGTTTTGTTAATTCTATGTAATGTTGTTTGTTAATGATTACTCCATAAAAAGTAATGTACTCACACCATCTTGTCAGACTGAATGTAGCTGATGTCAACATACCTAGAGCGGCAAAAGTGTCCCTCAGGTCGTTCTTGTCTATGAAGCCGTCTCTGTTCTGGTCCATGATAGTGAAGGCCTGAAGTAAGTACACATGTAAATGAGTCTCTCTGCCTTGAGAAGTGATGGTTGCAGACAGATCGCAGCCTCATGCCTTTAGCCCACTTATCAGAAAGTAAAATCCCAGTCACACACTGACTTTCCTCCCTTGAATATTTTGTGTGCCATCTTTATAGGTGAACACTCTTAAGTATTTATAACCTGCGAGCCCCCCTGGGGGTTTAGCCCGGCATCCAGGGCATGCCCAGCAGTTTATCTGCAGCCTAATCACTGATGACACAGTCTGGATGTCTGGGCACCATTGACTCTCATACCAGCATACCACGAGCCTCACTGCTGCCAAGCCGGGGGCAGGAAAATAGACAGGTGGACATACTACGACGATGAACAATGGAAAtggaaagacagaggagaggatgtaaaaggaagaagaagaaatagaaaCCTCTgcgtgctgctgtgtgttttcaagACAGAAAAGACTTGAATCTTAACGGTCGACAAGGAGGGCTAACATGCATATTCATACACCATGTCCACAGTCCATCTCAGCCAAATGTAAATCAGCAAAATAAAGATTAGTTGAGCAGCTTTCACCTCTTTGAATTCTTGGATCTGAGCCTGCTCAAACATGGAGAACACATTGGAGTTGgctccctctgctgtcctcttcTTGGCTTTCTTGGGGGCCTTTTGGcacaaaaagaggaggagagatgaagcAGACAATCTGCCTGTTAAGGTAAAGCTACAGATAGTGCACATCAGAGATTGTAGGGCTTAATAACAGGAAGTTGAGGTGAAAAGTGTTGGgtcaatgttttaaaaagtgcataAACTTCATTCAATTTGATCTTAACAAGATCAAAATCTGCAGAAATGAGTCAGCAAATCAAACATTATACTTTCgatttaaaaataatcagtgtttgCTTTAAATTTCACATGCATTAAATGTAGCCTGTACGTAGCGACACATTCAATGTGTGGTGAAAAGTTGGTAAAAATTACAACTTTGCAGCAGAGTCACCATCGAAAGTTTGAGTTATTACTTAGTATTCATCTCATTAAGCCAATCACTCATCACAGGAAAGTGGTTTTAAATGATTGCACTCATCCGTCTAAAATAAAGTCATCATCCTTGgagccaaaaaaaagaaaaaaaaaatcatatccCACATCTGTCCTTGCACCTCAaatgacacacgcacacactaacacacaaacacacacacacttaccatGGCTGAGCAGCTGGGAGGTCAGTCCAACAATGATGCCAGTGAACAATGGGGAGATTGTGGGTAGCCTTTTGTAGCCCCAACCCTCAGCTCCACTGGACGATATTTATAAACTATGTCCTCTTTAGGAAGTGACAGGTAAATGATGCTTcatacagcacatacagtacgCACACCCCTCTGTAGTAGCCACTCACTCCGTGTTGTCATGGCTGACATTGGACAAAGAGATTGGAATAACTGGTTTAGAATATCAAGCTCAGACTGAAGGTTAAAGCACTTAATCACTTTAAAACTGCCCTCTGTCCACAGACCACTGTCTTGACTGTGTAAACTGCAGACAACCGTGGTATCAACTCAGTGAATGTGATGTTAAATACGCATGACAAAAGAGACAATGTGAAAGCTGCTGGGCTGGTTTCAAAGtctgttgtttcttcttcttattttgtCTAAATAACCTGGATGTTACTTCCACAACAGGTGGGAGAAAGTCTCCGATTTGTTCTGAATAAGGCAGAAATCTGGTTGTTCTCTTCCAGCTGACCATTTTTTCCGACCTTTTCTACTCCTACCTAGAGCAgccttttaaaacttttttttaaaaacagaatttcaGAAATCTGACCAGACTTTCAAAAATTGTGTGGGATTTGAATTGGGCGATCCAGTCCATTCTAAAAAGAATATTAAATGCAGTCTGAAGTGGACTGAAAACTGAGGCAGTGTTGAGGCTAGCTGGAAGCTGAGAATTAGGACAAGCCTGCCCCCGCCTACTGCATTAAATATAACTAAGACATTGTGATGTAACTGGTGTCGAAGAAGGTGAAATACATTTAACTTCTCTTTAATATAGAATACACACTTCAAAAAGCTCCTAATTCTGgctattttgctgtgttttattaatcgtCACCATTCCTCCTTAAATAAAACTAACCAAAATTAATAAACGCTGCAGAAAATAAGAACATTTTGTATATATAGGAGGCATATATACGGTAATGTTTAGGTAGTTAACAGGTAGAAATATTTTACGACAAGACAGAGGTCCATCTGAAGAACTGGATCTCAAACTTTAAAAGATCTTTGACCAGCAAAAGTTTCAAAACCTGAGCCGTCAAAGTCTGTTTCCAAGGACTTACATTTTGAGAGTGAATTGACTTTCACCGACAAAATCTTTATGAACTTTAGATTTAATATTCTGATTTGTGTATCAATCATTTCTTGTCCTCGCTGGATACATGGCGCGATGAGAGAGCCTGAAAATCACCAGCCTGTTCAGCGTGTAATTTATTGACCTGTCAGGACTGTGTTACCGCCAACCTTTAGTCACATTTCTCACATGCTTCTTCACGTGATTGGCTCTGGCTTACTTTTCCCAGACTTTGTCACAGTACAGTACGGCACAGCACACACTAGTTATCAGAGCTCAATTATTCATTAAAGGTAAATGCACTGGCTGACATTTACGCCAATGAAATATTTGACTGGATGCTTTCTCACCTTCATTGGCTTCTCTTCTACTGGAGCCAGAGGATGAAAAAAGCAACGACAGCTCGGGTTGTTCACTCTGTCTGTGAAACAAATTAACATTGAGGAATCACTGATCGTTTAAATTCTTTCAATGGGCCGAGGGAGAAGTTGCATCAAAGGCATGtttacacctggcattaacatgtgCCATGGGTAATCCAATCACAAGTGAACAGTGCAGGCACACCTGTCCTCGCACTGCTGAATGCCCCCAAGACGCATTGAGATAGATTGTCAGGCCACATTTGGAGGTGGTCTGGGAGGCACATCGTCACATTGTTTTAGCAGTGTGTCCACACTGACGGACTGTATGACATCCTATGTGAAACAAGAAGCAGCCACAACCACAGGCAAAATGGATCCTCGTACCAACAAAACACGCCGTCTGATTTCCATTTGGTTCACTGTAACGCAGGTGGCAAAACATATTCCCTTTGAAACTGGCCAAAACCGAAACTTAATGTTGTAttattgaaatgtaaaatggtACTAGGATCCCAAGCTAATTTAATTGACTGCGGTTTTCCTGAGTTAAATTCTGCCCGCCGtactcagattatgaaaaatgataaattagtAGGGATtctacatattatatttttaccTCACCAAAGATGAAACAGCATAAAAAGATATTTATATAGCATGTActataatatttttaaaaataatatacatttatttctaTGTTAGTAACATCTGGCGGGCCAAATCGAGCCTTATGATGGGCCATCTCTGGCCCGctggccccactttgggcacCTGCTGTAGCCATGGTTAGAAGCAGATGTGAAAAAACGGTTTGAACTGATTTCTCTATTGAACTGGTAACTGacatccccagactcccttaaaaaatcatATGATTTTGAGAGTTGCTAAGTGAGGAGGAACTTCATAAACTTTGCGAGTCAGCTGGGTCAAACTTCTAAATCATTTGTGCCCgtttgtaaattcggcattaaatgcaattCATTAAGCGGTTTCAGTCCcatgcaaaaaacattttgtcagtcTGTTGTGGCATTGCTGTAATGGCCTGCCTTCTACTCCATCTTAGGATGCCTCTGATCAACTTGCTTTAAAGAGCTTGTGAAACTAAGCTCAGTGTTGTCAACAGCAGTGGGCGCGACATTCTCAAGTGCAACAGTGCTGACACTGAACGTGTCCTTACAATGTGCTATGTCCCTCTGCACCATTAACAAGTCATCCGGTATCACTTGTGGCTCTCAGGTCAAGAAAAGTGACAGTCTGTGAAAATGAGGTGAATGGGCCGGGGTTAGGAGTGGGTGATCTATATAAAGAGAGGCGCTGAAAGCCTCCCTGTGCTCAGTCCACTCACTGTCACTTAAAACGCTGTTGATGAACTAACAGCAGATGTCAGCGGTGTCGTCTCACAGTGCAGTGTGTACACGGAGGTCAGAATTAGAAGAGTTATTGTTAACCTTAAGAGCAGATGCTATTGTTGAAAAGctctctccttctgctcctctcaGATTCTGACCCGAGCAGCCGCTGCAGCTACTGTGACTGGAATGGCAGGCCATCGCCGCATTGGCTGAGCGCTGGGATCAGACACCTATAAATAGACTAACCTCTTCGAACACAATGGACATGGACAAATGGTCCAGGCAGCCTCAAGTGTAAGTGGTGAGGAGACAGCACAAGGGAAAAGGGCTTCAAATCTGACcgcttttctcttctgtgtctgTAATttataaaaactaaatgaaggATGTTGGTCGTTCAGGCACACAAGCACAACATAACGAGGTAAAAAGTAGAAATGAAAGACAATGgttataatatttaatattctgtGACAAAATCTCTACAGGGAACgctaataaaacatttgttagCAGACATCACTATCATATCCAGCGTTACGGCATTATGATTCAGGATCAtgtgaaaagaaattcaaaagaatagaaaaataaaactgaatggGAAATCCTTGTTGTATAGAGTCCTATAAAGAGCAGTGGAAAACTTGTGCAATCTGTAGCATTGGATGCTTTCTGTTGAACACCTGTGACCAATGAATCAGTCGCCTCTTCTTGGCTTTAATACATTCAGGAAGATTTTTATGTCTAAAAAGACCCAAAGTGGATTCAGATAGTCGAAGAAACATCTTGGTATTGAGTGCTTCATTGTTAACAGACACACTGGGCAAGttaaagggtgtaaatattcCAAAAACACTgccaaaaaaaattacatttttaaaagtgtagTGCTACtaatgatttatttcattatggattaatacgccaattattttcacatttaagctATTTATCGTTTAGTAAAAAATTCTCATCACAGTTTCCAAgagcccaaaacccaaagtctCTTCATTTATGATCataaataacacagaaaagcagtaaattcttacatttaagaagctggagccagcaaatgtttgagaTTCATGctttgaaaatgactgaaacgattaaacGATTTtcaaatagttggcaattacTTTTC
This Pagrus major chromosome 6, Pma_NU_1.0 DNA region includes the following protein-coding sequences:
- the LOC140998197 gene encoding myosin regulatory light chain 2, ventricular/cardiac muscle isoform-like, whose protein sequence is MFEQAQIQEFKEAFTIMDQNRDGFIDKNDLRDTFAALGRLNVKQEEIDDMLKEAPGPVNFTVFLTMFGEKLKGADPEETILNAFKVFDPEGKGVLRKDYVTQMLTTQADRFSPEEMEQMFAAFPPDVAGNLDYKNLVHIITHGEEKDQE